The nucleotide window AGGGTAAATGGAAATATATCGAACACGACCCGGGCAACCCGACCGGCCGTGTAACCGAAAACACCGACCAGCTCTATGACCTCGATGCCGACCCCGGCGAGACGCAGAATCTCTTTGCACTACATCCGGAAGTGGCCGCGCCGCTCAAAGAGGCGTTGATCCCGCTGAAAGCCGCCTTAAACGAAGGCGTGCCGTTCCAGCTTGCTCCCTCCATTTCCGGCGGACAGATCACCCTGCGCCACCCGGTTCGCCAAACCTACCGCTATGATATTCTGACCACCGAGTCGCTCAACGATCCCGACTGGCAGGAAGTATCGGAAGGCATCGCGGCATCCAACGGAGTCATGGTGGTCACGGTCTCAATGGACGATGCAACCAACCGCTTCTATCTGGTGAAGGAGTCGAACGACGGAATCGGCTTCAACATTTGGAGTGATTCCTTTGAAGGGACGATCAATACCAACTGGACGGAATATGTCCAGGGAGCTGGTGCTTCAGTAACCCAGGCCGGCGGGCAGCTTGTGATGGATACCGGCATCCCGGCCGGGTCGGCCCAGGCTGCACTCAGCACGACGAACAGTGCTGACGGAACGATGACGACGTTCAATGGAGAAAAGCTCTACAACTTCTATGACCATCCCGTATCAGCCCGTTTTGATATTGCATCCATCAGCGGCACCAACGGTTCAGGCAGGAACATTTTCTTTTTCACGGTCGGCGATGATGCTGACGGAAAATACAATCCGCAAGCCAATGCGCTCGATGATGGCATCGGTTTCCGGTTGGAGCATCAGGGCGATCCTTCCGCCTGGCGGATCATCTGTCAGGCACTGGACGGGGCAGCCGCAAACGGGGGAACCGTCGCCGATCTCAATGGCCTTCCGACCGCCATCACCTACACGCTGGATGGAACCCAGGCCACCATCGAGCTGGAGGGCACCACCAGCACGGGCGGCGATTCAGTGCTGACAGAAACGCTGGCGGATTATTCCGCCAATATTTCCGGCTACACGCTGGCCTTCGGCGCGCTGAATTATGGAACCGTCACCGAAAAAACCGTTGTCACCCTTGACGCAGTTTCCATTGAGGTGATGGAGTAGGGGGAGAACACGGCGCGGAGCACGTGCTGCGTAGAACGGTCCTCCGGGCCGTTTCCAATGATCGGAACAGTGAAAAGGTAGAATATGAAGAACATGTCTAAATGGTTGGTTGTTTTGAGTTGCGCAGCTTTAGTCTCGGAATCCTCTGCGGATGGAACGTCACGCTCCCCGAATGTGGTTCTGGTTCTGGCGGATGACCTGGGATACGGCGACCTGAGCTGTTACGGCGCGACCAAAATCAAGACGCCGAATATTGACCGCATTGCGAAAGAGGGCATGCGCTTTACCGATGCCTATGCGCCGGGTGCGATCTGCTCGCCGAGCCGCTACGCCATCATGACCGGGCGTTATGACTGGCGCACGGGCGAAAAGTGCGGGGTGATCAACTGGGATGCGCCGTATCATATCGAGCCGGGCCGTCCGACGTTGGGAACGATGTTCCAGAAGAGCGGCTACCGCACGGGCTATTTCGGCAAGTGGCATCTCGGCTTCGGTATGCGTCACACGGTGGATTGGGATAAGCCGCTGATGCCCGGGCCGCTCGAAGCTGGATTTGATTCCTTTTACGGCTTGCCGGCTAACCATGAAAATGTTCCGGAAATTTATGTGGAGGGCCATGAGGTCGTGGACCGCATTCCCGGCGAAAAGGTGCGGCTGGAAGGAACACATCCAAATTGGGAAACGCGCGGGGTTTCGCCACTGCGGGATAAGTTCGAGTGCGGGCCGCGGGTGGCCGATAAAGCAGTGGAGTTCATCGAATCCGCCCCGGTCGGAAAACCGTTCTTCCTCTACTATTCATCCGTTGAACCGCACATTCCGATTACGCCCTCCAAGCCGTTTCAGGGATCCAGCGAATGCGGGCCGTACGGCGATTTTGTCCAGCAGCTCGACCATCATGTCGGCCGGATTCTTGCCGCCCTTGAGGAAAAGGGCGTGATGGACAACACCATCATCCTCTTCACCTCCGACAACGGCGGGCTGTATGTCGGTGAGGGCGGGACCTTGCCGCATGCCGAAGCCGCGCGGAAGGGGCATTCCATTAACGGCGAGCTGCGCGGCCGCAAGCACGTCATCTATGAAGGTGGCGTGCGCGTTCCGATGATCGCCAGCTGGACAGGGAATATCCCCGCCGGAACGGAATCGGCGCAGGTGGTGAGCGGGGTGGATATGATCGCCACGCTCGGCGAAATCATCGGCTACCGTTTTGACCATCGCGAATATGTTGAGGACAGCTTCAGCATCGCTCCCGTGCTGCTCGGCACACAACCGGCCGACACGCCGGTCCGCCCGCCGGTGGTTTCCACCTCCTGCATCGGCACCTTTATGATTCGCGACGGCGACACGAAAGTGATCGAAGAACGCGAACTCATTCCCCAGCTCATGCAGCACGTACGAAAGCAGTACGAGTGGTGGGGAGCGGAAAACAGCAAGCAGGTCTACAACCTCTCAAAGGATATCTCCGAAGAGCAGAATATCTTCGTGGAGCGCAAGGATGTGTACGACCGCTTGACCACCTACCTCAACCGCCTGCGCCGCGACGGCAGCAGCAAAGGCTTTGATCCTGCTGATTATCCGAAGTAGAACGGTGCTCCGCGCCGTTCTTTCCAATGCCTGGAAACCTATTGCATCCTCCTTCGGCAAGGCTGCGGCGGGACACAGTAGGTACGCATATATTTTTCCAATGTTTGGAAATGCTGACGGGTGCTGGCTCAGCCAGGTTCCAACCATTGGAAGAAAAAGTTCCGAACCTTGGAAAATGGAATTGATCTGCACCTTTATAGATGACAGATTGTATTTTTAACATCGAGGTGCGATTTATGAAGTGTGTGTGCAGGTGGCTGGTTTCCGGGTTGATTTTTTCGTGCAGCGTGGCTTTTGCGGTGGAGCAACGCCCTAACGTGTTAGTTGTTTTTGCCGATGACCTCGGTTATGGCGATGTGGGCTGCTATGGCGCGACAAAGCTGAAGACGCCGCATATTGACCGGATTGCCAAAAGCGGCATGCGCTTTACGAATGCTTACACGCCGACGTCCACCTGCTCGCAGTCGCGCGTCAGCTTGCTGACCGGGCGCTATTGGTGGCGCAGTCCGTTGCATCCGATCAGGGGCGTGATTGCACCGGCGGGGCCGAATGCGCTTCTGGAAAAGGGAGTTGAAAGCCTGCCGAAGTTTTTTCAGCAAAATGGCTACCGCACGGCGGCGTTTGGCAAGTGGCATGTGGGTGTTGGGTACGGCGATTCTCCCGCCGAGCGCTACGACTGGAACCGCCCGACGATTGAGGGCGGGCCGCTGGCGTCCGGTTTTGACTATTTCTTCGGCCTGGCTGCCAATGTGGAAAATGAGCCGGCCTTTTACATCGAAAACGACACGTTTGTCGGGCGCGGACCGAACGATGCCATTACGATCAAAGGCAAAAAGGTGACACCCTGGACGCCGGAGGTGCTCTATGAGGATGACGAGGTGGGGCAGGATACCGCACGCAAGGCCGTCGAATACATTGAGTCGGCTCCGACCGACAAGCCGCTGTTTGTTTACTTTGCATCGACCGTTCCGCATAAGCCGATTACGCCCGCGAAGGAGTTTATCGGCAGCAGCGACTGCGGCATCTACGGCGACTTTGTTCAGGAGCTGGATTGGCAGGTCGGTGAGCTCATCGATGCACTGCGTAAAACCGGGCGACTGGATAATACGATGATCATCTTCACCAGCGACAACGGGGCTGTGGTGGCGACTGATGAGGAGTTTGCAAAAAAATGGCACCTGGAGCCGATGTGGGAAACCTATGCCGCCGGGCACCTGAGCAACGGCGAGTTGCGAGACGGCAAACATGCGGTTTATGAAGGCGGAAGCCGCGTTCCATTTATTGTCAGTTGGCCGAAGCATATTCCGGCCGGAAAGCAGAACGAAGGGTTGTTCTGCCTGACCGATGTGTTTGCCACTTTTGCCGATCTGTTTGAAGCACCAGTGCCGGAAAGCGCGATCGACAGCGTGAGTTTTTGGCCGGTCTGGTCGGGAAAAAGCACGGCATCGCCTCGCGAGGTGGTTCCGGGCCGCACTTCCAATTCCATCTTTTCGATCCGTCGGGGCAAATGGAAATATATCGAACACGACCCGAAAAATAAAACGCCCCGCCAGCGGGAGAATAAGGATCAACTCTACGATCTGGAAAACGACCCCGGCGAACAAAACAACGTTTTTGGTCAATACCCCGAGGTCGCCGCACGGCTGAAGAAAGAGTTGGGCAAAGTCAAGTCGGCCCCGGGAAAAGCAAAACCGGAGGGCAACCTGCTGCCGGAAGGAAATTTTGATTCGATGAAAGGAAGTCAACTGAGTCCTGAATGGCAGCTTAAAACCTTCAAGAAAGGCGGCGACATCGGCTCGGCCAGTGTGGAGGCGGTGCTGGATAACGGCAATCTGTGCCTGAAATTTACCTGCGAGGGTGGCAAGTGGTCGCTGATGAGCCGAGGAGTGGACGCATCCGAGGGAACAACCTACACCCTGACCCTGCGTGCCAAAGCGCTGAACCACCCGACGCAGGCCACGCTTTATCTGGTAAGCCCCTGGGAGTTCGTTGAGCAAAAGACGGCCACTGTTCCGACTGAGTGGCAGACCTACACAATGAGCGTTACACCGGACAAGCTGGGCAAAGGCAACAACCTCCTCCTGCGGGTTGATCAGGAAGGTGCCGGCTCCATCCTGATCGATGACATCAAGCTCACCACGAAGGTCAAATGATGGAAAACAGATCACGAATTTCGCGAATCGCACGAATTTTAAGACTCTTCATTCGCGAGATTAGTGTGATTCGTGATCAAAAAATGATCCAGCGTAGTTGCTTTGAAAATAATAGAGAAGTTGGCTTATGAAAAATATGTTTAAATGGATGGTTGCAGGGTTGGTTGTTGTGGACAGTACTACCTTTGCTGCGGGCTGTTCCTCTGTGGATGCAACGTCACGTTGCCCGAATATTCTGCTGATTATTTCGGATGATCAGGGCTACGGCGATTTTGGTTTTACGGGCAATAAGCTGGCGGACACGCCGGTGCTGGACCGGCTGTCGAAAGAAGGCGCATTTTATCCGCACTTTATGGTCGGACCCGCCTGCACCCCGACGCGCTCGGCGCTGCTGACCGGTCGCAACCATCTGGATGTCGGCGTCTGGGGCGTCGGCCCGCGCGGCGATGTGCGCCGCGACGAAGTGCTGATGCCTTCGTTTTTTAATCCATCCGGCTACAACACCTGGCTGTTTGGTAAATGGGATGGCGCGAAGATGATGGAGCTGGGTCCTGTGGAGCGCGGCTTTGACTGGTTCTGCGGGATCGGCGGCGGCTATCTGCAAAAAAGACCGCTGCTCTGCACGCCGGAAGGCGGCGAGTGGACGGAGGGCTGGTCAGCGGAACTGATCACCGATGCGGCGATTGAAAAGATCAAAGAGTCCGGCGATACGCCGTGGTTGATGCACATGGCCTACATTATTCCGCACCTGCCTTGGGAGTGTCCCGATTCGTATGCCGATCCCTACCGCAAAAAAGGTTTTTCGGAATCCTTTGCGCAATGCTACGGCTCCATCAAACAAATGGACGACCAAATCGGCCGCCTGCTCGACGCGGTGCGCGAGGCGGGGCAGGAGGAAAACACCATTGTGATTTTCTTCAGCGACAACGGCCCGACCGAAAACACGCCGGCCTATGTGAATGAAAACTTTAAACGTGCACAGCATTCCGATGATTGGAAACTGCGCAATGCCTGCGAGCTGACCGGCTCGAAGGCCGAGGTCTGGGACGGCGGCATCCGCAGTCCGTTGCTCGTCCGCTGGCCGGGAAAAGTCAAACCGGGCGTCCGTCAGGATGTACCGATGGTGGAAGACATTCTGCCGACCGTGCTCGACCTCGCGCAGATTCCCGAAGCCAAACAGCCGAAGCATCTGCCGTTCGATGGCAACAGCATGCGCGCCTCGCTCGAAAATCCGCGCTACACAGATGAGCGTGACATCTTCCGCATCGCCCTCGATGGGCGGGGGCATCCGGGTGATGTCACGCCGTCCAACATTATTGAAGATGCCCGCGAAGCGGACTACAGCAAGCTGCATGCCGTGCTGCGGCGCGGAAGCTATAAATTCCATCACCTGCCCGGCGGGAGCTTTCGCCTGTTTGACATGGAGAAAGACCCCGGCGAAAAAAACGACCTCAGCAGGAAAATGCCCGAGCGCACCGAAGAGTTGGCGCAGCGCTGCCGCGCACGCTGGGACGACATTGCCTCGCGCAATCGCACGTTTCCGATGCGCCAGCTGTACATCAATAACATCGACCGCTGGGCCAAATCGTGGACGCTGCGTGCCAACCAGGCGCTCCATTTCGAAGGCAATATGCAGTCGATTTTCTACGGCGGCGCCCGGGGCTTTAACTCGCCCGGCGACCGCGCCGACTACATGATCGATGTGCAGAAGCCGCTTACCGTTTCCTTCATCGCTGAAGGAAAAAACCTCGTCCAATGCGCACCGATCAACCTGCTGATCGACGGCAAGCCGGTAGAGGTCAAAAGCCGCGACGCGAAACAGATCGTCTTCGGCTCCGCGACGCTGCCGGCGGGCAGCATCCCGGTTTCACTGGCAGTTCCCGATGGTGTCGAAGCCGGAACAGCGGATGGTGAAGTGATTACAGTGACCTTGACGTTGGAGCGGTGATTTCTATTCGAATGCTTCCCCGGCGCGGTCCAGAATTTCCTGACGGAGCGGGGGTGAAATGCGGTAGCCTGAAGCTTTCATTTGGTCCAGTACAGGTTTGACTTCAGGAATCAGTTTTTGACGTTTTGCCTGGATGAGCAGGGCTCCGGTTCCGAAAAACTTTATTCCTTCTTTGCGGGCTGCGATCCGGCCGCGCGCTTCATCAATAAGCAGCGGAAGGTTTTGGTGTCCTGCCAGAGTAATGGCTTCGGCTTCTCCTTGATCGAGTGTGCGAAGCAACCGTTTTGCGGGCGGTTCAGACGCGACTGCTCTAAGCCACCCTGCATCCAGGGCGGAGGCAAGCGCAACGGCTCCGGGGCGCGAGCTGCTGATGCATAGCTCATTGAGTACCGCTTCGGGGATCAGGGTTTGTTCAAACAATTGCTGAAGCAGTTTTAATTGCCCGCTGACTGCCAATGCAATCAGCGGTCCGGTGTCGGCGATAATGAGCTGACGGTCGTTGGGTTTCACTCAAACACGCTCAGTTCGTCTTCGAGTTCCGTTGCGTTATAATCGACCGCATCGATATTCGAGACGCTCAACACCTCTAGAAAATCTTCCACAGAAAGCCCCGCAATTTTTGCAGCCTGAACCAGGGTAACCTGTTTTTGTTCGAAGAGGGTTGCGGCAAGGTGATGATGCGCTCCCTGCTCCAGCAGACGGGCATCGAACGGCAGGGTTATGGCTGCCGGGCGTCCATGTTTTGTGATGATGGAAAGATGTCCGGCTTCTGCCTCTTTGATCAGTTTCCCGGCTTTATTTCGCAGGTCGCGGGATGAAAAAACATCGATTGCTGTTTGCATGGCTACTCCTTATTTGTCAGTACAAAACGTAGCACAAAAATTACCGGGGTCAAGCTGGGATTTTCATAGGGATGCGAGTTGCGAGACAACTATCGTTGGCAAGGTTTGTTGAAATCGGAAGTGAATGTCGTTGTCGGGGAGGGCGACTTGCGTTAGCTTTGTCAAATTACAGATTGTATTAACTAAAGCTGGGTGAAATGCTCTGTGTATAATGAGGTCTGGTTTATGAAAAACGTCTTTAAATGGATGGCTTATATTTTGATGATTGGCTCGTTTTCGTATGGAGCGGCGCGGTCCCCCAACATTCTGTTGATTGTTTCGGATGATCAGGGGTATGGCGATTTTGGTTTTACTGGGAACGATGTGGTGCAAACGCCGGTGCTGGACAGGCTGTCGAAGCAGTCGGCATTTTATCCGTACTTCATGGTGGGGCCGGCGTGCACGCCGACGAGGTCGTCGCTGTTTACCGGCCGCCACTATCTCGATACGGGTGTGTGGGGCGTCGGTTCGCGCGGCAAGGTGCGGCGCGATGAAACGCTGATGCCGAAGTTTTTTACCCCGTCCGGCTACCAGGCCTGGGCGTTCGGTAAAATGGACGGCGGTCTGGAGATGATGGAGATGACGCCGATTGATCGCGGATTCGATTCATTTCTCCAAGGGGCGGGATATGCCCAGAAAAATGAGCAGGGCTGGGGTGCGGAGCTGATCACCGATGCGGCGGTTGAAAAAATTATGCAGGCCGGTGACGCGCCGTGGCTCGCGTATGTCGGTTACGTGATTCCTCATCTGCGATGGTACTGCCCCGAGTCCTACGCCGAGCCGTTTCGAAAGAAGGGCTATTCGGAAGATATTGCCCAATGCTATGGCTCGATCAAACAGATGGATGACCAGATCGGTCGATTGCTTGATGCGCTCGATGAGAGCGGGCGGGCGGAAAATACCATCGTGCTTTTCATGAGCGATAATGGCTCGCTCGATGCGATGGGGCAGAAAGAGATGGGGGGTTGGGAAAACTCGAAGCCCAAACGTCCGCATTCCCCGGACTGGAGCATTCGCAATCCCGGCAACCTGATCGGCCGCAAGGGCGAGGTATGGGACAACGGCATCCGCAGTCCGCTGCTGGTGCGTTGGCCCGAAAAGGTTAAATCCGGAATCCGCAAACATGCGATCAGTGTGGAGGATGTGCTGCCCACGCTGCTGGAGCTCTGCCAAATCCCGGTAGACAAACATCCCGATCATTTCCCGTTTTCCGGGCGCAGCTTCCGCGGCTCATTGGAAGACCGCAAGTTTACGGATGATCGCGATATATTCCGTCTGGCGACCGGCGGTCCCGGCGTCCCGGCCGGGGAGGGCGCAAACACGCCCGATATGAAAACGCTGGGCTACGACACGCTGCACACGATTCTGCGCAGCGGCAAATACAAGTTTCATCATCTGCCGGGCGGCGAATTCCGTTTGTACGACATGGAAAAAGATCCGTCTGAACAAAATGACCTCAGCAAAGAAATGCCGGAGCGCACCGACGCCATGGCAAAACGCTGCCGGGCGCGGTGGGACAACATTGCTGAGCGCAACCGCACCTTCCAGATGCGGCAACTGAAAATCAATAATGCCGATCGTCCGCGGAAGCATTGGAAAATACAGGTGCTGCAGCCACTGCGGCTAACGGGCAAAATGGACATGCATGATTATCTCGGCGGCGTGAAGGGGTTTCAATATCCGGGCGATCGCGCCGACTACTCGGTTGAAGTGCAAAAGCCTCTCGCCGTTTCTTTCATTGCCGAAGGCACAGGCTTCGACCGGTGCGCACCAGTCAGTTTACTGGTCGATGGAAAATCGGTTGCCGCCAAAAGTCGCTCCAGCGAAAAAAACGTTTTTGGCCCCGTCGCTTTGCCGTCGGGAACGGTTCCGTTTTCGCTGGCTGTCGCGGATGACGCCGACGCCGGCGCTGCTATTGGCGAGGTGCTCAAGCTGACCCTGAAACTGGAGAAGTAAATGAGTGATGTTTTGCACTGGTCGTTTAACGACAATGTGATGCTTAGGAATACCATTTTTCCGAAGGGGTTTTCGGCGGCGGAGAGTACGTTGCCGGCGGCGGCGTTTGATCCGTCGTCCGACTGGGAAAATTCGTATGATCTGGTCTATTCCGGTCCGCAGGATTTTACAGAGCCCAACAAATATATCTACGGATCGCTTCGGCTGGGCGCAAAGTTTTCCGGCGACGGGGTGCGGCTGTCGGTCAGCAGTGTGCGCCAGATGGGGCAGAATTTTCCGAAAGAACGTGAGTTTTTGACGACCGCGTTTGACTGCAACCGCGATGAGCTGTTATCGCTGAAAGATCCGTCGCACTGGAAGATTGAAGCGGAAACCCGCAATGTGCAGACCGCGCCGGTCGCGCCGTTTCGAAACTATTTCCAGAAGGGTTCGCTGAACAAGGGGCGGATTCATAAGAAGGGCGCATCCGGGGACTCGTACCTCTGCCGGGAAGCCGGGGCGGGGCCGATCGCCTGCAACTGGGGGCTGCTGGCCGCAGTGCAAACCATGCCGCGCGATCGGCGAATCTCCTTTTCATATTTTGAGGATCTCGAACGTTTCTCTGCCGGGCACTCGATTGCATTCCTTGACGATTTTGAGGCGGAATTCGGCGGGCGCAAGGTGATGCTGCACGGCTATACGCATAAAGGGCCGGGTATTATACCATCCTATTACTGGGTGGATGATTCCGGGCGACTTTTAATCGCGCGCTTCGGTTTGTCGATGCTGGTGTATAACGCGAACCCGACCATTGATTCCATACCTTCCAAAGGTTGGAAAGGAGGTGCCGAATGAAGCGGCGCAGTTTTTTACAAAGCAGTGCGGTGGCCACAGCGGCGGCATCGGTGACCTATCCTTCGAATGCCAAAGGAACGGCGGCCAACGATGTGCCGAACATGATTTTTATTCATGTCGACCAGATGAGCCTGCTCGACTCTATCCGCGCCTACGGGTGTGAATACACATCCACGCCGGGTATTGATCGGTTGGTGAAAAACGGCACTTCGTTCATGCAGTCTTATTCCACCGATCCGGTCTGCTGCCCGGCGCGGGCGTCGTGGTGGACGGGCGCTTATTCGTCGGAGCATGGCGTGGTCTGCAACTCGACGCCGTGCCATCCGGAAATGCCGGACGTTTCGCGGCTGCTTCAACAGGCCGGATACGATACCTACTTTTCCGGGAAGTGGCACGTGCCCGGAAAAGAGGTGCGCAACCTGTTCCATGTGCTGCATGAAGGCAGCTGGTGGGGGGAAATGACCGATACAGAGGTTACCCGCAGCGCGGTATCATTTCTGGAAAACCACGATGGGCAGCATCCGTTTTTCCTGTCGGTCGGTTATCTCAATCCGCACGATATCTGCATCACGCCGAAATATGATGATGCGCGTTCGACCAAGGTAGACGGCAAAAAGGTTCCGCCTTATGTGAGTGCCGGTGTGCTGGAGGAGAGTGATATTCCGCCGTTGCCGGAAGCACATGAGTACGACCCGCGTGAACCGGGTATTCTGGTGGCCTGCAAGCGCGGATCGGCGGAGAAAAAGAATGCGGCGTTCCGCGACTGGGGCGATGAGCTGTGGCGGATGCACCGCTATAATTACCACCGCTTTACTGAGATGGTGGATCGCCAGATCGATGTACTGCTCGACGCATTGGAGCAGTCGGACTTTAAGGACAATACGCTGATTATTTTTTCCGCTGACCATGGTGAGGGCATTGGGCGGCATCGCACGGTGGCCAAATCAACCTTCTACGACGAGGTTTGTCGCGTTCCGTTTATTGTTTCAACGCTTGGGAAACTGAAGGTTCGCAAAGGCATTCGGGATGAACAGCATCTGGTGTCCGGGGTCGATCTGGGGCGCACCCTTTGTGATTATGCCCAGGCGGACGGTGCCGTGCTGCCACACGGGCTGAGTGTCCGCCCGCTGGTGGAAGGTCAAAAGAGCGCGTGGCGCGAGTTTGTCTATGCCGAGAACAGTGCCTACATGCATATGGTGAGTGACGGGACGATCAAATATATCCGCGAATATATTGAAAATGAGGAGGTCACCGGACTTCCGCCCTGCGCCAAAACGCATGCCACCGGTGTGGAGCAGCTGTTCGATCTGGCACGCGATCCGAACGAGGGGCGCAACCTGGCTTATGATCCGGAATATGCGCCGCAGCTCGAACGGATGCGCACGGCGCTGGATCAAATGGAAGATGAACGCATTGCAATCAAACCGGTCGCGGTGCAGGGGAAGAAATTTATGACGGCCCGATCTGAGACGATCAGGAAGAACAATATACCACAGGACTATTAACGAGAGAATTTTAGACAGGATTAACGCAGATTTACATGATCTTGGACGCTTACAGCAAAGAGCTGACAGCTGGTAGTAAATACGGGCGTTTTTGAAATCATGTAGATCATGTAGATCCGGTCAAAAAAAGAAGTTTAAAAGGTGCAGTATGAATGGATTGAAGAAGATGAGTTTTGCAGCGGTTGCGCTGCTGTGTTTAGCGGGGGCGGTTTCGGCCGCAAAGGAGAAGCCGAACTTTTTATTTGTGATGGTGGATGATATGGCGCCGGATGCCATTTTTCATAATCGCTTTGATTTTCTGGAAACGCCGAACTTTCAGCGTCTGGCCGACGAAGGTGCGGTGTTTGACAATATGATGGTCACCACGTCGCTTTGCTCGCCGAGCCGGGCATCGATTCTGACCGGCACCTATTCGCACATCCACGGTGTGCGCTATAACGAGATCCAGGATCCGGAACCGCATCTGACGCAGTTTCCGCAGGCACTGCAGAAGGTGGGCTACAAAACTGCGCTGATCGGCAAGTGGCACATGGCGCATCACGCGAAGCCACGCCCCGGCTTTGACTATTGGCTCAGCTTTAAAGGGCAGGGCGTCTATTATAATCCCGAGCTGAATATTAACGGCGATGTGGTAAAGGAAGAGGGGTATATTACCGACATCCTCACCGACCGGGCGGTCGATTTTATTTCTGAAAACAAGAGCGATCCGTTCTGTGTGCTGCTGTGGCACAAGGCGTGTCATGCTCCCTTTGAGCCGGCCGAGCGGCATAAGAATGCCTTCCCGGAAGGACGTTTTGAGGAGCCGGAGAGCTGGTCGCTGGACTTTTCCGACCGTCCCCTTTGGCGCCGACGCGCGCAGACGTACGGCGAGCATTATAAAAAATGGGTGGCCAGCGAAGGGTTGCCGGTTCCCGACAAGCTCGGGCCGAAAAAATGGTCCGTAAAAAACGAAGGCAAGCTCAATATGCTGCGCTGCCTGCTGGCCGTCGATGAAGGTATCGGCCGGGTGATGGATTTGCTGGAGGAACAGGGGCGTCTTGATAACACCGTGATCATTTTCATGGCCGACAACGGCTGGTTTTTTGGTGAACATCGAAAGGGCGACAAGCGCCTCGCCTATGAAGAGTCTATTCGCGTGCC belongs to Pontiella desulfatans and includes:
- a CDS encoding sulfatase family protein, which gives rise to MKNMSKWLVVLSCAALVSESSADGTSRSPNVVLVLADDLGYGDLSCYGATKIKTPNIDRIAKEGMRFTDAYAPGAICSPSRYAIMTGRYDWRTGEKCGVINWDAPYHIEPGRPTLGTMFQKSGYRTGYFGKWHLGFGMRHTVDWDKPLMPGPLEAGFDSFYGLPANHENVPEIYVEGHEVVDRIPGEKVRLEGTHPNWETRGVSPLRDKFECGPRVADKAVEFIESAPVGKPFFLYYSSVEPHIPITPSKPFQGSSECGPYGDFVQQLDHHVGRILAALEEKGVMDNTIILFTSDNGGLYVGEGGTLPHAEAARKGHSINGELRGRKHVIYEGGVRVPMIASWTGNIPAGTESAQVVSGVDMIATLGEIIGYRFDHREYVEDSFSIAPVLLGTQPADTPVRPPVVSTSCIGTFMIRDGDTKVIEERELIPQLMQHVRKQYEWWGAENSKQVYNLSKDISEEQNIFVERKDVYDRLTTYLNRLRRDGSSKGFDPADYPK
- a CDS encoding sulfatase-like hydrolase/transferase, with product MKCVCRWLVSGLIFSCSVAFAVEQRPNVLVVFADDLGYGDVGCYGATKLKTPHIDRIAKSGMRFTNAYTPTSTCSQSRVSLLTGRYWWRSPLHPIRGVIAPAGPNALLEKGVESLPKFFQQNGYRTAAFGKWHVGVGYGDSPAERYDWNRPTIEGGPLASGFDYFFGLAANVENEPAFYIENDTFVGRGPNDAITIKGKKVTPWTPEVLYEDDEVGQDTARKAVEYIESAPTDKPLFVYFASTVPHKPITPAKEFIGSSDCGIYGDFVQELDWQVGELIDALRKTGRLDNTMIIFTSDNGAVVATDEEFAKKWHLEPMWETYAAGHLSNGELRDGKHAVYEGGSRVPFIVSWPKHIPAGKQNEGLFCLTDVFATFADLFEAPVPESAIDSVSFWPVWSGKSTASPREVVPGRTSNSIFSIRRGKWKYIEHDPKNKTPRQRENKDQLYDLENDPGEQNNVFGQYPEVAARLKKELGKVKSAPGKAKPEGNLLPEGNFDSMKGSQLSPEWQLKTFKKGGDIGSASVEAVLDNGNLCLKFTCEGGKWSLMSRGVDASEGTTYTLTLRAKALNHPTQATLYLVSPWEFVEQKTATVPTEWQTYTMSVTPDKLGKGNNLLLRVDQEGAGSILIDDIKLTTKVK
- a CDS encoding sulfatase-like hydrolase/transferase, encoding MKNMFKWMVAGLVVVDSTTFAAGCSSVDATSRCPNILLIISDDQGYGDFGFTGNKLADTPVLDRLSKEGAFYPHFMVGPACTPTRSALLTGRNHLDVGVWGVGPRGDVRRDEVLMPSFFNPSGYNTWLFGKWDGAKMMELGPVERGFDWFCGIGGGYLQKRPLLCTPEGGEWTEGWSAELITDAAIEKIKESGDTPWLMHMAYIIPHLPWECPDSYADPYRKKGFSESFAQCYGSIKQMDDQIGRLLDAVREAGQEENTIVIFFSDNGPTENTPAYVNENFKRAQHSDDWKLRNACELTGSKAEVWDGGIRSPLLVRWPGKVKPGVRQDVPMVEDILPTVLDLAQIPEAKQPKHLPFDGNSMRASLENPRYTDERDIFRIALDGRGHPGDVTPSNIIEDAREADYSKLHAVLRRGSYKFHHLPGGSFRLFDMEKDPGEKNDLSRKMPERTEELAQRCRARWDDIASRNRTFPMRQLYINNIDRWAKSWTLRANQALHFEGNMQSIFYGGARGFNSPGDRADYMIDVQKPLTVSFIAEGKNLVQCAPINLLIDGKPVEVKSRDAKQIVFGSATLPAGSIPVSLAVPDGVEAGTADGEVITVTLTLER
- a CDS encoding DUF3368 domain-containing protein, which codes for MKPNDRQLIIADTGPLIALAVSGQLKLLQQLFEQTLIPEAVLNELCISSSRPGAVALASALDAGWLRAVASEPPAKRLLRTLDQGEAEAITLAGHQNLPLLIDEARGRIAARKEGIKFFGTGALLIQAKRQKLIPEVKPVLDQMKASGYRISPPLRQEILDRAGEAFE
- a CDS encoding type II toxin-antitoxin system prevent-host-death family antitoxin, producing MQTAIDVFSSRDLRNKAGKLIKEAEAGHLSIITKHGRPAAITLPFDARLLEQGAHHHLAATLFEQKQVTLVQAAKIAGLSVEDFLEVLSVSNIDAVDYNATELEDELSVFE
- a CDS encoding sulfatase-like hydrolase/transferase; its protein translation is MKNVFKWMAYILMIGSFSYGAARSPNILLIVSDDQGYGDFGFTGNDVVQTPVLDRLSKQSAFYPYFMVGPACTPTRSSLFTGRHYLDTGVWGVGSRGKVRRDETLMPKFFTPSGYQAWAFGKMDGGLEMMEMTPIDRGFDSFLQGAGYAQKNEQGWGAELITDAAVEKIMQAGDAPWLAYVGYVIPHLRWYCPESYAEPFRKKGYSEDIAQCYGSIKQMDDQIGRLLDALDESGRAENTIVLFMSDNGSLDAMGQKEMGGWENSKPKRPHSPDWSIRNPGNLIGRKGEVWDNGIRSPLLVRWPEKVKSGIRKHAISVEDVLPTLLELCQIPVDKHPDHFPFSGRSFRGSLEDRKFTDDRDIFRLATGGPGVPAGEGANTPDMKTLGYDTLHTILRSGKYKFHHLPGGEFRLYDMEKDPSEQNDLSKEMPERTDAMAKRCRARWDNIAERNRTFQMRQLKINNADRPRKHWKIQVLQPLRLTGKMDMHDYLGGVKGFQYPGDRADYSVEVQKPLAVSFIAEGTGFDRCAPVSLLVDGKSVAAKSRSSEKNVFGPVALPSGTVPFSLAVADDADAGAAIGEVLKLTLKLEK